AGGGCCGCTCCGTCGTCGTCTACGCCAAACAAGCCTACGGATTGCGCGCCCACACACCAGGTGATCTCGACGACGCCTGCTGGGTGGAATTCACTGCGGTGACCCGGATGTCGGGTGTCGACCTGGACGGGCGAAAGCTGCGTAAGGGAGCGGCCAGCTCGGTCGCCGAATGGGTACGTGGCAACGGCGGCGAGGTTCCGGCCGAACTGGGGCACATTGTCGACGGCATCTCCGCTGCCGGGGGAACGCCGCTGGTGGTGGGCCGGGTGGATCATCGAAAAGCGCAGGTGCTCGGCGTCATCCACCTCAAGGACGTGGTCAAGCAGGGCATGCGGACCCGGTTCGACGCGATGCGCCAGATGGGAATTCGCACCGTAATGATCACCGGCGATAACCCGTTGACCGCCAAGGCAATTGCGGACGAGGCCGGGGTCGACGACTTTCTGGCCGAGGCCACACCCGAGGACAAGCTGATGCTGATCGAGCGGGAGCAGCACGGCGGCCGCCTGGTTGCGATGACCGGCGATGGCACCAACGACGCCCCGGCGCTGGCCCAGGCCGATGTGGGGGTGGCGATGAACACCGGCACCGCCGCCGCCAAGGAGGCCGGCAACATGGTGGACCTGGACTCCGATCCCACCAAGCTCATCGAGATCGTGGAAATCGGTAAGCAACTGCTGATCACCCGCGGCGCGCTGACCACATTTTCGATCGCCAACGACATCGCCAAGTATTTCGCGATCATCCCGGCGATGTTCGTGGCGCTGTTTCCCGGCTTGGATCTGCTCAACGTGATGCGGCTACACAGCCCGCAATCGGCGATCCTGTCCGCGGTGATCTTCAACGCCGTCGTCATCGTCGCGCTGATTCCACTGGCATTGCGCGGGGTTCGGTATACGCCCAGTCGCGCCTCGAAACTGCTCAGCCGCAACCTTTACCGGTATGGAATGGGCGGACTGGTCGCGCCGTTCATCGGGATCAAGGTCATCGACCTGGTCGTCCAACTATTGCCCGGGATGTCGTAGATGGTTCGCCAATATTGGGCCGCACTGCGGGCCCTGCTGGTTTTCACGGTCATCCTCGGCCTCGGCTACCCGCTGCTCGTCTGGTTGGTGGCATGGCTTCCCGGGCTGCACGACCAGGCGCAAGGTTCCATCGTCGATGCCGGCGGTAAGCCGGTCGGCAGCAGCCTGATCGGACAGTTGTACCTCGATGCCGCCGGGCGTCCGTTGCCGCAGTACTTCCAGGGGCGGCCCTCAGAGGCAGGCGCCGGATATGACCCGTTATCCAGCGGCGGCAGCAATCTGGGACCGGAGAGCATCGTGGATATTCCCGCTGACCCGGCAAAACTGGCGGCCGGCGCAAGTCCGGCCGAAGCCGGTTACCAGCCCAGTCTGCTGACCCAGGTGTGTTCGCGCAGTGCGGAGGTGGCGCGATTCGAGGGCCTCGACCAGGCGGGGGGATCACGTCCATTCTGCACGCCGGGCGGCGTCGGAGCCGTGCTGTCGGTGATCGGTCCCCGCGATCCGCGCGGCAATGTCGCGCGCCCAGTTCGAGTGGTCAGCGTCAACGAGCCCTGCGCCGCCGGCAAGCAGCTGTTTCTGGACCGCTACGAGGGCGTACCGGTCCAATGCGCGGCGTTCGGCGAGAACTACTCGCTCGGCCAGATCGTGCCCATCCGCGGCGCGGCTCCGGAGGTCCCGGGAGTTCCGCCCGACGCCGTCACGGCCAGCGGCAGCGGGCTGGACCCGGATATCTCCCCGGCCTACGCCGAGCTGCAGATTCCCCGGGTGGCCAGGGCCCGGCATGCCAGCCAGGATCAGATACGGGCGCTGGTGGCGCAGACGGAAAGCGGCCGCGCCCTCGGCATCTTCGGCCAGGCGAGCGTCAATGTGCTGCGGCTCAACCTGGAACTCGACCGCAGATACCCGGTCTAGCGTTGCGGGTGGATGATGGTTGTGTGAGCGCCGTCGAACCCCCTCGCAAACGCGGAGAACTCCGCATCTATCTGGGGGCGGCGCCGGGAGTCGGCAAGACCTACGCGATGCTCGGCGAAGCGCACCGCCGGTTGGAACGCGGCACCGACCTGGTGGCGGCCGTGATCGAGACCCACGGACGCACGAAAACCGCTGTGCTGCTTGACGGCATCGAAATCATCCCGCCGCACTACGTCGAGTACCGCGGTACCATGTTCCCCGAACTCGACGTGCCCGCCGTGCTGGCGCGCCATCCCCAAGTGGTACTGGTCGACGAACTGGCTCATACCAATACCCCGGGCAGCAAAAACCACAAACGCTGGCAGGATGTCGAGGAGTTGCTCGATGCCGGGATCACCGTGATCTCCACGGTGAATATTCAGCATCTGGAAAGCCTCAACGACGTCGTCGCCCAGATCACCGGCATCCAACAGCAAGAGACTGTGCCGGATTCCGTCGTGCGGCAGGCAGCACAGGTGGAGCTCATCGACATCACACCGGAGGCATTGCGCCGCAGGCTGTCCCACGGCAATGTCTATGCTCCCGACAAGATCGACGCGGCGTTGTCCAACTACTTCCGCCGCGGAAATCTCACCGCACTAAGCCTGAATCCGTGGATCGGCTGGTGGTTTGATCGGCGTGTGAACAGCGAAAATGCCTTCTGGCCTGGGATAATACGAGTGCTGAAGTCGTCTTTTTCCAGTGTTCAGGAAGGCATTTTCGGTGCATTCATCGTATACGTTCACTCTCGGGTCGGCGGTGTTTGACGAGCCGAATCTGGTGTCGGCCGCGGGTTTGGTTCCGGTGCTGGAATTGGCTGAGCAGACCGGGCTTTCGGAATTGATCGGTGAGCATGTGGATCTGCCGTCGACACGGGTGGCCTCCGGTGCGGTCAACCCGGTCGGGAAGCTGACCTCGATCATCGCCGGGATGATGTGCGGCGCGGACTGCATCGACGACGTCGACGTGTTGCGTGCCGGCGGCACGCCACGGGTGTTCAACGAGGTGTATGCGCCCTCGACATTGGGGATCTTCTTGCGCGAGTTCACTTTCGGGCATGCCAACCAGCTCGCGGCCGTGGCTCGCGCGCATCTGGTGGCGCTCGCGCAGCGGGTGCCGCTGTTGCCCGGCATCGAAGAGCGCGCCTTTTTGGACATCGACTCGCTGCTGCGTCCGGTCTACGGGCGCCATAAGCAGGGTGCTTCGTTCGGGCACGCCAAGATCGCCAGCCGTGCGCTGCTGCGGTTGGGTCTGTCGCCGCAGATCACCACGATCTCGACCGCGCAGGCCCCACCGGTGATCGCCGAGGCGCGGCTGCGCAGCGGTAAGGCCGGCTCCGGCCGCGCCGCGGCCTGGCAGGTCAAACAAGCCATCACCACCGCCCGCGGGTGCGGGGCCGGCAAGATCATGCTGCGCGGCGACACCGCGTTCGGCAATAAAAAGGTGATCGGCGCCTGCATCGCCGAAGGCGTCGAGTTCTCCCTGTCGATGACCCGAAATCGGGCCATTACCACCGCGGTCGAGGGCATCGACGAGGCCGCCTACACCCCGGTGCACTACCCGGGCGCGGTCGAAGACCCTGACACCGGGGCGCTGATCTCCGATGCCGAGGTCGCCGAAACTCCCTACACCCTACGGCTGGGGCGGGGCAAGAAGATCACGGCCCGACTGGTAGTGCGCCGGGTCAAAGACGCCCGCTACCCGGATGCGTTGTTTCCGGTGTGGCGCTATCACCCATTTCTGACCAACTCCGAGCTGCCCACTGCCGAGGCCGACATCACCCACCGCCGCCACGCCATCATCGAGACCACCTTCGCCGACCTGATCGATGGCCCACTGGCTCGGATCCCTTCAGGGCTGTTCGCCGCGAACTGCGCCTGGTTGGCCTGCGCGGTGATCGCCCATAACCTGCTGCGCGCCACCGGGACCCTCGCCGGCGGTCACCACATCGTGGCCCGCGGTGCCACCCTGCGCCGCGACCTGGTCAACGTGCCCGCCCGCTTCGCCGCACCGGCCCGCAAACCGATGCTGCACCTACCCGTCCACTGGCCCCGACAAGTCGAGTGGAAAGCCCTGTGGGACAGCGTCATCGGCTACCCGACTGCGCAACCCCGCGCCGCTTGACCAAGCGGCCAGCCCCTGTCCACCCCGCCATCCAGGCCCGACCCGAGGAACCCCTAAAGGAAAAGCTGGTGCAGGCCAGCGGATCACATACACGCCAAAGTGTCCACGCCCCAGCGCCACTCGCCCGAACCCGCCGATGACCACCCGAAATCATCGATCCACGGATTCAGGCTAAGGGAACTGGCGCTGCTGTGGCTGGCCGACCAGGTGGACACCGCGCTGGCCAAGTACCGCGCGGAGAACAAGATTACCGACCTGTGGGAAGCGCGCGAACGCGTCGTCGTGGCCGTCACCGGCGGTCCCGAGTCGGAGACGTTGGTGCGACGGGCGTCGCGGATCGCGTCGAAATCCAGTGCCGAGCTGATGGTGGTGCACGTGATCCGCGGTGACGGGCTGGCGGGTCTGTCGGAGGCGCGGATGAGCAAGATCCGGGCACTGGCCGGCAGTCTTGACGCCTCGCTGCATACCGTGGTCGGTGACGACGTCGCCGACGCCTTGCTGGATTTCGCCCGCGAAATCAACGCCACCCAGCTGGTGATCGGGACCTCGCGCCGGACTCGATGGGCGCGTCTGTTGGAGGACGGTATCGGCCAGGCCATCGTCGAGCGGTCGGGCAAGATCGACGTGCACCTGGTCACTCATGAGGAATCCAAGCGCGGCTTGCGAACGACCCCCGTCGCGCCCCGGGGACGTCGAGTGACGTCCTGGCTGGCGGCCGTCATCGTTCCCTCGCTGATCTGCGCGATCACCCTGGCCGTGCTGGACCGCTATCTGGACACCAGCGGCGAAAGCGCGCTGTTCTTCGTCGGAGTCCTCGTGGTGGCGCTGCTGGGAGGCGTTGCCCCGGCGGTGCTTTCGGCGGTGTTATCCAGCCTGCTGCTGAACTATTACCTGACCGATCCGCGGCACACGTTCACCATCGCCGAACCTTCCGCGGCCGTGACCGAGGCGGTCCTGCTGCTGGTCGCGGTCGCGGTCGCGGTGCTTGTCGACGGTGCGGCCAACCGAGCCCGGGAAGCCCGCCGGGCCGCCCAGGAGGCCGAGCTGCTGACCTTGTTCGCCGGATCCGTGCTGCGCGGCGCGGACCTGGACACACTGCTGGAACGAGTGCGGGAGACGTACACCCAACGCGCGGTCAGCATGTTGCGTGAGCGCGCCGGCGAAGACCGTACCTTCAGTGAGGTGGTGGCCTCCGTTGGCAAAGATCCCTGCACCACAGTCGATTCCGCCGACACCGCGATCGAGGTCGGTGACGACGAATTCTGGATGCTGATGGCCGGAAAAAAGCTGTCGGCGCGGGACCGACGAGTGCTCAACGCGGTGGCCCGACAAGCCGCGGGTCTGGTCAGACAACGGGAGATGGCCGAAGAAGCCAGCCGCACCGAGGCGATCGTGCGTGCCGACGAGCTGCGGCGCTCGCTGCTGTCCGCGGTCAGCCATGACCTGCGCACCCCGCTGGCGGCGGCCAAGGTCGCGGTGTCCAGCTTGCGGGCCCACGATATCGCCTTCTCCCCGGCCGACACCGCCGAATTGCTGGCCACCATCGAAGAATCCATCGACGCG
The nucleotide sequence above comes from Mycobacterium pseudokansasii. Encoded proteins:
- a CDS encoding potassium-transporting ATPase subunit C — translated: MVRQYWAALRALLVFTVILGLGYPLLVWLVAWLPGLHDQAQGSIVDAGGKPVGSSLIGQLYLDAAGRPLPQYFQGRPSEAGAGYDPLSSGGSNLGPESIVDIPADPAKLAAGASPAEAGYQPSLLTQVCSRSAEVARFEGLDQAGGSRPFCTPGGVGAVLSVIGPRDPRGNVARPVRVVSVNEPCAAGKQLFLDRYEGVPVQCAAFGENYSLGQIVPIRGAAPEVPGVPPDAVTASGSGLDPDISPAYAELQIPRVARARHASQDQIRALVAQTESGRALGIFGQASVNVLRLNLELDRRYPV
- a CDS encoding IS1380 family transposase — protein: MHSSYTFTLGSAVFDEPNLVSAAGLVPVLELAEQTGLSELIGEHVDLPSTRVASGAVNPVGKLTSIIAGMMCGADCIDDVDVLRAGGTPRVFNEVYAPSTLGIFLREFTFGHANQLAAVARAHLVALAQRVPLLPGIEERAFLDIDSLLRPVYGRHKQGASFGHAKIASRALLRLGLSPQITTISTAQAPPVIAEARLRSGKAGSGRAAAWQVKQAITTARGCGAGKIMLRGDTAFGNKKVIGACIAEGVEFSLSMTRNRAITTAVEGIDEAAYTPVHYPGAVEDPDTGALISDAEVAETPYTLRLGRGKKITARLVVRRVKDARYPDALFPVWRYHPFLTNSELPTAEADITHRRHAIIETTFADLIDGPLARIPSGLFAANCAWLACAVIAHNLLRATGTLAGGHHIVARGATLRRDLVNVPARFAAPARKPMLHLPVHWPRQVEWKALWDSVIGYPTAQPRAA